In Rutidosis leptorrhynchoides isolate AG116_Rl617_1_P2 chromosome 2, CSIRO_AGI_Rlap_v1, whole genome shotgun sequence, one genomic interval encodes:
- the LOC139893334 gene encoding rhodanese-like domain-containing protein 14, chloroplastic: MMVSLTSLTPHSSSTYFQSKLYDVPFTSYSNCVNENRICCIAINLHQSFARKQSMSRLTIRSAATKTAKTPAEEEWKTKRELLLQKRVRSVDVKEALRLQQQNNFVILDVRPEAEFKEAHPPGAINVQIYRLIKEWTAWDITRRLAFAFFGIFAGTEENPEFIQSIESKLDKSSKIIVACASGGTMKPTQNLPEGQQSRSLIAAYLLVLNGYNNVFHMEGGLYQWFKEDLPIESEE, encoded by the exons ATGATGGTTAGTCTCACCTCACTTACTCCACACTCATCTTCCACATATTTCCAGTCAAAGCTTTATGATGTTCCATTTACATCATATTCAAATTGTGTAAATGAAAACAGAATCTGTTGCATTGCAATCAATCTACACCAGTCTTTTGCTAGAAAACAGTCTATGTCCAGGTTAACAATCAGAAGTGCAGCAACAAAAACTGCAAAAACACCTG CTGAAGAAGAGTGGAAGACAAAGAGGGAGCTATTGCTACAAAAAAGG GTTCGAAGTGTGGATGTGAAGGAAGCATTACGACTTCAGCAACAAAACAACTTTGTGATACTTGATGTGAGACCAGAAGCAGAGTTTAAAGAG GCTCATCCCCCAGGTGCGATCAATGTACAAATATACAGACTCATAAAGGAGTGGACAGCATGGGATATTACTAGACGATTGGCATTTGCGTTTTTCGGTATCTTTGCTGGAACAGAAGAGAATCCTGAATTTATACAAA GTATCGAATCAAAACTAGATAAAAGCTCGAAGATTATAGTAGCTTGTGCATCTGGAGGTACAATGAAACCTACCCAAAATCTTCCAGAAGGCCAACAATCAAG GTCACTTATAGCTGCCTACTTGCTAGTGCTGAATGGTTATAATAATGTCTTTCATATGGAGGGAGGACTGTATCAGTGGTTCAAAGAAGACCTGCCTATAGAATCAGAAGAATGA